In a single window of the Candoia aspera isolate rCanAsp1 chromosome 14, rCanAsp1.hap2, whole genome shotgun sequence genome:
- the LOC134505270 gene encoding uncharacterized protein LOC134505270 isoform X1, whose protein sequence is MQSVEDRVTPLSSLSMAQEEDLGQQLQKSALNQQEEILHLPNIHSLMDSSHSNSNHLQKEFFSLKIRNCPLFKAVPLPHIGKKVLPDLSTVANGADSPKESLSLHFLPENNLLEKIFSHFDSTAVTGWLERAHGVLSELGRWGSSRENFVHFAHFWLSELQHDQKQQLLELELGIIGDEVHLAFLEGQDCKDLQPSELSSILVAALGEYPMGFTSNQHPYVFLDYLNLMSSPDTSGYMEMLSNIQYSSKTPQITQWLLAIREFALANLWHAIVKFYKTLVSTQLSSEPPIKIPGSATRKESTEVIKERALQAVQWGYVDVLDYLVRSQKLDLSIVDEKNRNLLFLATIHDQSKILDYFLEMALPVPDVNQAAENGNTPLHAAVNTGKMHLISLLLHYPGINVNVQNPQCDGATPLHLAIVYGHLGICYLLLNAAADVNSAMGGVMPLQLAEMFGNETITSLIKMHVKKTQLENTIFARSTSEGNSIEF, encoded by the exons ATGCAGAGCGTTGAGGACAGAGTGACACCACTCTCTTCTCTCAGTATGGCCCAGGAAGAGGATTTGGGACAACAGCTGCAGAAAAGTGCCTTGAATCAGCAAGAGGAGATCCTTCACCTTCCAAATATCCATTCCTTAATGGACAGCTCTCACTCTAACAGTAACCATTTGCAGAAGGAATTCTTCTCCCTTAAGATCCGGAATTGCCCTCTGTTCAAAGCTGTCCCACTCCCTCATATTGGTAAAAAAGTCTTGCCAGACCTGAGCACAGTGGCCAATGGAGCTGACTCACCCAAGGAATCCCTCAGTCTGCATTTTTTACCAGAAAACAATCTTCTGGAGAAGATCTTCAGCCACTTTGATAGCACTGCAGTAACAGGTTGGCTGGAGAGAGCTCATGGTGTCCTTAGTGAGCTGGGCAGGTGGGGTTCCTCCAGAGAGAACTTTGTACACTTTGCACACTTCTGGCTGTCTGAGCTCCAGCATGACCAGAAACAACAGTTGTTGGAACTGGAATTGGGGATTATTGGTGATGAAGTGCATCTTGCATTCCTAGAAGGGCAAGACTGTAAGGACCTTCAGCCTTCAGAATTGAGTTCCATCCTGGTGGCTGCACTGGGTGAATATCCAATGGGGTTCACCAGTAACCAGCACCCTTATGTTTTTCTGGATTACTTGAACCTCATGTCTTCACCCGATACATCCGGATACATGGAAATGCTTTCCAACATACAATATTCAAGCAAAACCCCTCAGATAACTCAGTGGTTGCTCGCTATACGAGAATTTGCCCTTGCGAATCTCTGGCATGCTATAGTCAAG TTCTATAAGACGTTGGTCAGTACCCAGCTCTCTTCTGAACCACCCATCAAGATTCCTGGTTCTGCTACTAGAAAAGAATCCACTGAAGTCATTAAAGAAAG AGCTCTGCAGGCTGTTCAGTGGGGATATGTAGATGTCTTGGATTATCTTGTTAGAAGCCAGAAGCTGGACCTTAGCATCGTGGATGAAAAGAACCGAAATCTTTTATTTTTGGCCACTATCCATGACCAGTCTAAGATTTTGGACTATTTTCTTGAAATG GCCCTTCCTGTCCCTGATGTAAACCAAGCAGCTGAAAATGGCAATACACCCCTTCACGCTGCGGTCAACACTGGCAAAATGCATCTTATTTCTCTGCTTTTACACTACCCCGGGATTAACGTGAACGTCCAAAATCCCCAGTGTGATGGAGCAACTCCGCTGCACCTTGCAATTGTTTATG GGCATCTGGGCATTTGCTATTTACTGCTGAACGCTGCGGCTGATGTAAATAGTGCCATGGGGGGCGTGATGCCTTTGCAGCTTGCCGAAATGTTTGGGAATGAAACGATCACCAGCCTGATCAAAATGCACGTAAAGAAAACTCAGCTTGAAAACACCATCTTTGCCCGATCGACCTCTGAAGGAAATTCTatagagttttaa
- the LOC134505270 gene encoding uncharacterized protein LOC134505270 isoform X2, with the protein MQSVEDRVTPLSSLSMAQEEDLGQQLQKSALNQQEEILHLPNIHSLMDSSHSNSNHLQKEFFSLKIRNCPLFKAVPLPHIGKKVLPDLSTVANGADSPKESLSLHFLPENNLLEKIFSHFDSTAVTGWLERAHGVLSELGRWGSSRENFVHFAHFWLSELQHDQKQQLLELELGIIGDEVHLAFLEGQDCKDLQPSELSSILVAALGEYPMGFTSNQHPYVFLDYLNLMSSPDTSGYMEMLSNIQYSSKTPQITQWLLAIREFALANLWHAIVKFYKTLVSTQLSSEPPIKIPGSATRKESTEVIKER; encoded by the exons ATGCAGAGCGTTGAGGACAGAGTGACACCACTCTCTTCTCTCAGTATGGCCCAGGAAGAGGATTTGGGACAACAGCTGCAGAAAAGTGCCTTGAATCAGCAAGAGGAGATCCTTCACCTTCCAAATATCCATTCCTTAATGGACAGCTCTCACTCTAACAGTAACCATTTGCAGAAGGAATTCTTCTCCCTTAAGATCCGGAATTGCCCTCTGTTCAAAGCTGTCCCACTCCCTCATATTGGTAAAAAAGTCTTGCCAGACCTGAGCACAGTGGCCAATGGAGCTGACTCACCCAAGGAATCCCTCAGTCTGCATTTTTTACCAGAAAACAATCTTCTGGAGAAGATCTTCAGCCACTTTGATAGCACTGCAGTAACAGGTTGGCTGGAGAGAGCTCATGGTGTCCTTAGTGAGCTGGGCAGGTGGGGTTCCTCCAGAGAGAACTTTGTACACTTTGCACACTTCTGGCTGTCTGAGCTCCAGCATGACCAGAAACAACAGTTGTTGGAACTGGAATTGGGGATTATTGGTGATGAAGTGCATCTTGCATTCCTAGAAGGGCAAGACTGTAAGGACCTTCAGCCTTCAGAATTGAGTTCCATCCTGGTGGCTGCACTGGGTGAATATCCAATGGGGTTCACCAGTAACCAGCACCCTTATGTTTTTCTGGATTACTTGAACCTCATGTCTTCACCCGATACATCCGGATACATGGAAATGCTTTCCAACATACAATATTCAAGCAAAACCCCTCAGATAACTCAGTGGTTGCTCGCTATACGAGAATTTGCCCTTGCGAATCTCTGGCATGCTATAGTCAAG TTCTATAAGACGTTGGTCAGTACCCAGCTCTCTTCTGAACCACCCATCAAGATTCCTGGTTCTGCTACTAGAAAAGAATCCACTGAAGTCATTAAAGAAAG GTGA